From a region of the Deltaproteobacteria bacterium genome:
- a CDS encoding DUF420 domain-containing protein, which yields MSLHLLTAVSTTCIVLSGVSLLIGWYFIRFQRDMPRHRTCMLTATAFAGLFLVAYVTRWSLYGSKLFAGTGAWRAVYFANLVPHVILAMAVGPMALRLIYLALKKRDFVAHRRLARITLPIWLYVAASGWLIYYLLYQKTY from the coding sequence ATGTCGCTCCACCTCCTCACCGCCGTCAGTACCACTTGCATCGTGCTGAGCGGAGTCAGCCTACTGATCGGCTGGTACTTCATTCGCTTCCAGCGTGACATGCCGCGCCATCGCACGTGCATGCTGACGGCGACCGCCTTTGCCGGGTTGTTTCTCGTCGCCTATGTCACGCGTTGGTCGCTGTATGGATCGAAGCTGTTTGCCGGCACCGGCGCCTGGCGCGCCGTCTACTTCGCAAATCTCGTTCCGCACGTGATCCTGGCGATGGCGGTGGGGCCGATGGCGCTGCGTCTGATCTACCTCGCGCTGAAGAAGCGCGACTTCGTCGCGCATCGCCGGCTGGCGCGCATCACCTTGCCGATCTGGCTCTACGTTGCCGCCAGCGGCTGGCTGATTTACTATTTGCTGTACCAGAAGACGTACTGA